A part of Mycolicibacterium sp. TUM20985 genomic DNA contains:
- a CDS encoding MCE family protein: MNKLGRLLATGTCVALTATGCAFQGINSLPLPGAVGRGSDAVRYHVEIANISTLESNSPVLMNDVVVGSVGKMDVENWHANVEISVKPDVVIPANAVASVGQTSLLGSMHLALDPPLGQPPEGKLAPGATIGLNDSSTYPSTEQTLSSLSVVVNAGGLGQIGEIVHTFNTALSGRESDFRDLLSQLDTFVGTLDQQRENLVATISALNRIAVTFAGKRDVLDQALQRIPRALEVLDRERPQLTTALTKLGNFSDTANRLVNDTQADLVKNLQNLQPTLQALADVGPDITEAIAYLTVFPYGQALIDRGVRGDFINLFATIDISGPRLRKSIFLGSRAGQEGRDLVPLPGEPFFQRYTYDPLGRPLQPPPPGGPLSALPGNPPTAGLQADPPGADRSLPGPGVLPAQAPPPVTGPVLPVVPQGQNDGVVANESAPSPPSGSIFAGPYPMAPMAGGN, encoded by the coding sequence ATGAACAAGCTCGGTCGGTTGTTGGCGACGGGCACGTGCGTGGCGCTCACCGCCACCGGATGCGCGTTCCAGGGAATCAACTCGCTTCCGTTGCCCGGGGCCGTCGGCCGCGGATCCGACGCCGTCAGATATCACGTCGAGATCGCGAACATCTCGACACTGGAATCGAATTCGCCCGTCCTGATGAACGACGTCGTCGTCGGCAGCGTCGGGAAGATGGACGTCGAGAACTGGCACGCCAACGTCGAGATCTCGGTGAAGCCCGATGTCGTCATCCCTGCCAATGCGGTGGCCAGCGTCGGGCAGACCAGCCTCCTGGGCTCGATGCACCTGGCGCTAGATCCGCCGCTCGGCCAACCTCCGGAGGGCAAGCTAGCGCCGGGGGCCACGATCGGACTCAATGACTCGTCGACCTACCCGTCGACGGAACAGACCCTGTCGTCGCTGTCCGTGGTGGTGAACGCGGGCGGTCTGGGCCAGATCGGCGAGATCGTCCACACCTTCAACACGGCGTTGTCGGGGCGTGAGTCCGACTTTCGCGATCTGTTGAGCCAGCTCGACACGTTCGTGGGCACGCTCGATCAGCAGCGGGAGAATCTCGTCGCCACCATCAGTGCCCTGAACCGGATCGCGGTGACCTTCGCGGGTAAGCGCGACGTCCTCGACCAGGCGCTGCAGCGGATCCCCCGGGCGCTCGAGGTGCTCGATCGCGAGCGGCCGCAACTCACCACCGCGCTCACCAAGCTGGGCAACTTCAGCGATACTGCGAACCGGCTGGTCAACGACACCCAGGCCGACCTCGTCAAGAACCTGCAGAACCTTCAGCCGACGCTCCAGGCGCTCGCCGATGTCGGACCCGACATCACGGAGGCCATCGCCTACCTGACGGTCTTCCCATACGGGCAGGCGCTCATCGACCGCGGTGTACGAGGTGACTTCATCAATCTGTTTGCGACGATCGACATCTCGGGCCCTCGGCTGCGAAAGTCGATCTTCTTGGGCTCCCGAGCCGGTCAGGAAGGCCGCGACCTCGTGCCGCTTCCCGGCGAGCCGTTCTTCCAGCGCTACACCTACGATCCGCTGGGGCGGCCCCTGCAGCCACCGCCGCCCGGCGGCCCGCTGTCGGCCCTACCCGGCAACCCCCCCACCGCAGGATTGCAGGCGGACCCGCCCGGGGCCGATCGGAGCCTGCCGGGGCCGGGGGTGCTTCCAGCGCAAGCGCCCCCGCCGGTCACTGGGCCCGTGCTGCCCGTGGTTCCGCAGGGGCAGAACGACGGCGTGGTCGCCAATGAGTCCGCGCCTTCGCCACCGAGCGGATCCATCTTCGCCGGTCCGTATCCGATGGCGCCCATGGCCGGAGGCAATTGA
- a CDS encoding MCE family protein, giving the protein MTGSRGTLVKFGIFGAVMALLTVFLFFTFGQYRTGSTNGFSAVFTDASRLSAGDTVRVAGIRVGTVTDVSLRPDRTVLVEFDADRKISLTTGTQAAIRYLNLTGDRFLDLIDGPGSTRLLPAGSEIPVDRTQPALDLDLLLSGLKPVVQGLNPQDVNALSASLVDVFQGQEGTLDSLLAKTSSFTNSLADNNATTEQLIDNLNTVLGTVAKDGDQFDGLVDRLEKLITGLSQDRDPIGTAITSLDNGTASLADLLTQARPPLAGTIDQLSRLATNLDAKTSFLDGALQRSPGNYRKLARIGAYGSFVQYYICELKIRVTDLQGRASVFPFVSQENGRCAEP; this is encoded by the coding sequence ATGACCGGCTCGCGGGGCACACTCGTCAAGTTCGGGATCTTCGGCGCTGTCATGGCGCTGCTGACGGTGTTCCTGTTCTTCACCTTCGGGCAGTACCGGACCGGCTCTACCAACGGCTTCTCGGCGGTCTTCACCGACGCCTCCCGGTTGTCCGCGGGAGATACGGTACGGGTGGCCGGAATTCGGGTGGGGACCGTCACCGACGTGTCGTTGCGACCGGACCGCACGGTGCTCGTGGAGTTCGATGCCGACCGCAAGATTTCGCTCACCACGGGAACGCAAGCCGCGATCCGCTACCTCAACCTCACCGGGGACCGGTTCCTCGACCTGATCGACGGCCCCGGCTCGACGCGGTTACTGCCTGCCGGTTCTGAGATCCCGGTGGACCGCACCCAGCCGGCGCTCGATCTGGATCTGCTCTTGAGTGGCCTGAAACCAGTTGTCCAGGGCCTGAACCCGCAAGACGTGAACGCGCTTTCGGCGTCGCTGGTCGACGTCTTCCAGGGCCAAGAGGGCACGCTCGACTCCCTGCTGGCGAAGACGTCGTCGTTCACCAACTCGCTGGCGGACAACAACGCGACCACCGAGCAGCTGATCGACAACCTGAACACGGTGCTGGGCACCGTGGCCAAGGACGGCGACCAGTTCGACGGCCTGGTCGACCGGCTCGAGAAGCTGATCACGGGTCTATCGCAGGATCGCGATCCGATCGGCACCGCCATCACGTCGCTCGACAACGGCACCGCGTCGCTGGCCGATCTCCTCACGCAAGCCCGGCCACCGCTTGCAGGCACCATCGACCAACTGAGTCGCCTGGCCACCAACCTCGACGCCAAGACGTCGTTTCTCGACGGCGCGTTGCAGAGATCGCCGGGCAACTACCGCAAACTTGCCCGAATTGGGGCATACGGGTCGTTCGTGCAGTACTACATCTGCGAGCTCAAGATTCGCGTCACCGACCTCCAGGGAAGGGCTTCGGTATTCCCCTTCGTGTCGCAAGAAAACGGAAGGTGCGCTGAGCCGTAA
- a CDS encoding MCE family protein, producing the protein MSRSNVRALAGLATVLAIVAVVVFSVMMFRGGFGQTVPVTVVSERAGLVMNPEAKVKMRGVQVGQVQSIETRPDGKAVLHLAIDPDDLADIPGNVGVNITSTTVFGAKFVEFVNPPTPSPARLAEGQQIDVQHVTVEINTVFQQLTSVLKAIDPVKLNQTLAGFSGALNGRGEKLGQTVTDFDRFLQRINPSLDNINRDLELAPVALNAYADAAPDLVGILESTTKVSDTLVDQEDNLDRFLVSAIGLADVGNDVLGENRQPLADVLRMLVPTTDLTNEYSPALRCGIQGLFPFFKGQPLSKPGVEVSSSFTLGVERYRYPEDLPKVAATGGPQCESQMMPLLPNGKFPPFLVADVGANPWKYGNQGVLLNSDALKQALFGPISGPPRNSAQIGQPG; encoded by the coding sequence ATGTCTCGATCGAACGTTCGCGCACTGGCGGGTCTCGCCACCGTGCTCGCCATCGTCGCGGTCGTCGTCTTCTCCGTCATGATGTTCCGGGGCGGTTTCGGCCAGACCGTGCCGGTGACGGTGGTCAGCGAGCGCGCCGGCCTGGTGATGAACCCCGAAGCCAAGGTCAAGATGCGCGGCGTGCAGGTCGGCCAAGTCCAGTCCATCGAAACCCGACCCGACGGCAAGGCCGTGCTGCACTTGGCCATCGACCCCGACGACCTTGCGGACATCCCCGGGAACGTCGGCGTCAACATCACGTCGACGACGGTGTTCGGCGCCAAGTTCGTCGAGTTCGTCAACCCCCCGACTCCGTCGCCAGCACGGCTCGCGGAGGGCCAGCAGATCGACGTCCAGCACGTCACCGTCGAGATCAACACCGTCTTTCAGCAACTCACCTCGGTGTTGAAGGCGATCGACCCGGTCAAGCTGAATCAGACCCTGGCGGGATTCTCCGGGGCACTGAACGGACGCGGGGAGAAACTGGGCCAGACGGTGACCGACTTCGACCGATTCCTGCAGAGGATCAACCCGAGCCTAGACAACATCAACCGTGATCTGGAGCTGGCTCCGGTGGCACTCAATGCCTATGCCGACGCCGCACCCGACCTCGTCGGCATCCTCGAGAGCACCACCAAGGTCAGCGACACGCTCGTCGATCAGGAAGACAATCTCGACAGGTTTCTGGTCAGCGCCATCGGCCTAGCCGACGTGGGTAACGACGTGCTGGGGGAGAACCGGCAGCCGCTCGCCGACGTCCTGCGCATGCTGGTGCCCACCACCGACCTGACCAACGAATACAGCCCTGCGCTCAGGTGCGGAATCCAGGGCTTGTTCCCCTTCTTCAAGGGGCAGCCGCTTTCGAAACCCGGCGTCGAGGTGTCGTCGAGCTTCACGTTGGGCGTCGAACGCTACCGCTACCCCGAGGACCTGCCCAAGGTCGCGGCCACGGGTGGTCCGCAATGTGAGTCGCAGATGATGCCTCTGCTGCCAAATGGAAAGTTTCCGCCCTTCCTGGTCGCCGACGTCGGCGCCAACCCATGGAAGTACGGCAACCAGGGCGTCCTGCTGAACTCGGACGCGCTCAAGCAAGCGCTGTTCGGACCCATCTCGGGCCCACCGCGAAACTCCGCGCAGATTGGACAACCCGGATGA
- a CDS encoding MCE family protein, with amino-acid sequence MTSRAEKSRSWLVPAIAAGLVIALIGGGFLAIRAAFFAPTTITAFFTSATAIYPGDDVKVSGVKVGTIDKIEPQGTQTKITMAVDPNVPVPADAKAVIVAQNLIAARYVQLTPAFRSSEEGPTLGDGAVIPLERTAVPVEWDEVKVQLDRLATDLGPKGDLNTSSVGRFIDSAANALEGNGDKLRETLKQLSGVGRILADGSGNFVDTIKNLQVFVTALRGSNEQIVAFNNRLATLSSVLDGSKSDLDAALTDLSVAIDEVKRFVVGTRDQTVEQIRGLTAVTQTLVDSKMDLEQVLHVTPNAFANAYNIYDPDIGTVRGGFAIPNLSNPMQFVCGTIGALQNTTAPETAKLCNDYLGPALRLLNLNYIPVPINPYLAKSASPDNIVYSEARLAPGGEGAPPGPPEIPPSVSAYTGLDGDVPPPAGMGPPGVPLPVNDRLPAFPSPALYPGAPVPPGPPPGPPPADAAGAPNLPNLLLPAESPPPAPGPAPGPPLAAEGTP; translated from the coding sequence ATGACGTCTCGTGCCGAGAAGTCTCGGTCCTGGCTCGTCCCCGCCATCGCGGCGGGGCTGGTCATCGCGCTCATCGGGGGTGGCTTCCTGGCCATCCGCGCCGCGTTCTTCGCGCCCACCACGATCACCGCGTTCTTCACCTCGGCCACCGCCATCTATCCCGGCGATGACGTAAAGGTCTCCGGTGTCAAGGTCGGCACGATCGACAAGATCGAACCGCAGGGCACCCAGACCAAGATCACCATGGCGGTCGACCCGAACGTGCCGGTGCCTGCCGACGCCAAGGCGGTCATCGTCGCGCAGAACCTCATCGCCGCCCGCTACGTTCAGTTGACCCCCGCGTTCCGCTCTTCAGAAGAGGGCCCGACGCTGGGCGATGGCGCGGTGATCCCGTTGGAGCGCACCGCAGTCCCCGTCGAATGGGATGAGGTGAAGGTTCAGCTCGACCGCCTCGCGACCGACCTTGGACCCAAGGGCGACTTGAACACCAGCTCGGTGGGCCGTTTCATCGACAGCGCTGCCAACGCCCTCGAGGGCAACGGCGACAAGCTGCGCGAGACGTTGAAGCAACTCTCCGGGGTGGGCCGGATCCTGGCCGACGGCAGCGGCAACTTCGTCGACACAATCAAGAATCTGCAGGTCTTCGTGACCGCGCTGCGGGGGAGCAACGAACAGATCGTGGCCTTCAACAACCGGCTGGCCACGCTGTCCAGCGTGCTCGACGGAAGCAAGTCCGATCTCGATGCGGCGCTGACGGATCTGTCGGTCGCGATCGACGAGGTGAAGCGCTTCGTCGTGGGCACCCGTGACCAGACCGTCGAACAGATTCGTGGGTTGACCGCCGTCACGCAGACCCTGGTCGACTCCAAGATGGACCTCGAGCAGGTACTCCACGTGACGCCCAATGCCTTTGCGAATGCCTACAACATCTACGACCCGGACATCGGCACGGTCCGCGGCGGGTTCGCGATCCCCAACCTGTCCAATCCGATGCAGTTCGTCTGCGGCACCATCGGCGCGCTGCAGAACACCACGGCGCCCGAGACGGCGAAGTTGTGCAACGACTACCTCGGTCCCGCGTTGCGGCTGCTGAATCTGAACTACATTCCGGTGCCGATCAATCCGTACCTGGCCAAGTCGGCCAGCCCGGACAACATCGTGTACTCGGAGGCCAGGCTGGCGCCCGGGGGCGAGGGAGCCCCGCCCGGGCCGCCGGAGATCCCGCCGTCGGTCTCCGCGTACACCGGGTTGGACGGTGACGTCCCGCCACCGGCCGGCATGGGGCCGCCCGGCGTTCCTCTGCCGGTCAACGATCGGCTGCCGGCGTTCCCGTCACCGGCGCTGTATCCCGGCGCCCCGGTGCCGCCTGGACCGCCACCAGGACCTCCGCCAGCCGATGCGGCCGGCGCGCCGAACCTGCCGAACCTGCTGCTACCCGCCGAATCCCCACCACCGGCTCCCGGCCCTGCGCCAGGACCGCCGCTCGCCGCAGAGGGGACACCATGA
- a CDS encoding MlaE family ABC transporter permease, whose protein sequence is MAVRGPERWSTGVSMPKGLSAPMGAVGGLFSMGVDAVKFVFVRPFQWREFLDQCWFVARVSLLPTLLVAIPFTVLVSFILNILLRELGAADLSGAGAAFGAVTQVGPLVTVLIVAGAGATAMCADLGSRTIREEIDAMEVLGINPVQRLVTPRMLASCLVAFLLNSLVVIIGILGGYFFSVFVQDVNPGAFAAGITLLTGVPEVIISCVKAALFGLLAGLIACYRGLTITGGGAKAVGNAVNETVVFAFMALFVINVVVTAIGIQLTAK, encoded by the coding sequence ATGGCGGTTAGGGGACCGGAGCGATGGTCGACGGGCGTCTCGATGCCCAAGGGCTTGTCGGCTCCCATGGGTGCCGTCGGCGGTCTGTTCTCGATGGGCGTCGACGCGGTCAAGTTCGTGTTCGTCCGGCCGTTCCAGTGGCGAGAATTCCTCGACCAGTGCTGGTTCGTGGCACGGGTGTCGTTGTTGCCCACGCTCCTGGTGGCGATTCCCTTCACGGTCTTGGTCAGCTTCATCCTCAACATTCTCCTTCGCGAGCTGGGAGCGGCTGACCTGTCGGGGGCGGGCGCCGCCTTCGGCGCCGTCACCCAGGTCGGGCCCCTCGTCACGGTGCTCATCGTGGCGGGTGCGGGCGCCACCGCGATGTGTGCGGATCTGGGGTCCCGGACCATTCGCGAGGAGATCGACGCCATGGAGGTGCTGGGCATCAATCCCGTGCAGCGCCTGGTCACCCCCCGCATGCTGGCCTCGTGCCTGGTGGCGTTCCTGTTGAACAGCCTGGTGGTGATCATCGGCATTCTCGGGGGCTACTTCTTCTCGGTCTTCGTCCAAGACGTCAACCCCGGCGCCTTCGCCGCGGGCATCACGCTCCTGACCGGCGTTCCCGAAGTCATCATCTCCTGTGTGAAGGCGGCCCTCTTCGGGCTGCTCGCCGGGCTCATCGCCTGCTACCGCGGGCTGACGATCACCGGTGGCGGCGCGAAGGCCGTCGGCAATGCGGTCAACGAGACGGTCGTCTTCGCGTTCATGGCGCTGTTCGTCATCAACGTGGTCGTCACGGCCATCGGCATCCAGCTGACGGCGAAGTAG
- a CDS encoding aldehyde dehydrogenase family protein → MGQTPTMAADGRAGSGAHAPRSKADRRMLVDGKLVEAGRSRAADDIDSRSRAADDIDSRSGAADDIDSRTFPSLNPATGEVLGYAPDATAEDARAAIGAARRAFDTTTWSTDVEFRIHCLEQLHAALVEHRDELGALTIAEVGATPALLAGPQLDDPIRIVRFYADLLKTYPMTEDLGNVASRGQLHHRWVEKEAAGVVAAIIAYNYPNQLALAKLAPALAAGCTVVLKGAPDTPLITLALGELIAQHTDIPAGVVNVLSSADPAVGPVLTASPEVDVVTFTGSTPTGRAIMAAGSATVKRVFLELGGKSAMIMLDDADIGSCAMMAAFTIVTHAGQGCALTTRLLVPNARKDEIVAQVAANLAHVRHGDPADPKTYMGPLISEQQRDKVHGIVQRAVADGATLVTGGEKLDPGFFYAPTLLTDVDPDSEIAQEEIFGPVLVVIGYEDDDDAVRIANNSIYGLAGGVFGDEDRALAMARRIRAGSLSINGGNYFGAETPFGGYKQSGIGREMGVAGLEEFQEQKAYATVVPGEKA, encoded by the coding sequence ATGGGCCAGACACCGACGATGGCCGCCGACGGGCGTGCAGGCTCGGGTGCGCACGCGCCCCGGTCGAAGGCCGACCGGCGGATGCTGGTGGACGGGAAACTCGTCGAGGCTGGGCGGAGTCGGGCTGCCGACGACATCGACTCGCGGAGTCGGGCTGCCGACGACATCGACTCGCGGAGTGGGGCTGCCGACGACATCGACTCGAGGACCTTCCCCTCGCTCAACCCTGCGACCGGGGAGGTGCTGGGCTACGCGCCCGACGCCACCGCCGAGGATGCCCGCGCGGCCATCGGTGCGGCCCGGCGGGCGTTCGACACGACGACCTGGTCCACCGACGTCGAGTTCCGGATTCACTGTCTGGAGCAGCTGCACGCCGCTCTGGTCGAACACCGCGACGAGCTGGGTGCCCTGACCATCGCAGAAGTCGGCGCGACGCCCGCCCTGCTCGCCGGTCCCCAGCTCGACGACCCGATCCGGATCGTCCGCTTCTACGCCGACCTCCTGAAGACCTATCCGATGACCGAAGACCTCGGCAACGTCGCGAGCCGGGGGCAGCTGCACCATCGTTGGGTGGAGAAGGAAGCGGCGGGTGTGGTCGCCGCCATCATCGCCTACAACTACCCCAACCAGCTCGCGCTCGCGAAGCTGGCGCCCGCCCTGGCCGCCGGGTGCACCGTGGTCCTCAAGGGTGCCCCGGATACGCCGCTCATCACCTTGGCGCTCGGCGAGCTGATCGCCCAGCACACCGACATTCCGGCGGGCGTGGTGAACGTGTTGAGTTCGGCAGACCCCGCAGTCGGGCCCGTGCTGACCGCCAGCCCCGAGGTCGACGTGGTCACCTTCACCGGTTCCACGCCGACCGGCCGCGCGATCATGGCGGCGGGTAGTGCGACGGTGAAGCGCGTCTTCCTGGAGCTGGGTGGGAAGTCGGCGATGATCATGCTCGACGATGCCGACATAGGCAGCTGCGCGATGATGGCGGCCTTCACGATCGTCACGCACGCCGGACAGGGCTGTGCCCTCACGACGCGTCTACTGGTGCCCAACGCGCGCAAGGACGAGATCGTCGCGCAGGTGGCGGCGAACCTGGCCCATGTACGCCACGGCGACCCGGCGGATCCGAAGACCTACATGGGGCCGCTGATCAGCGAGCAACAGCGGGACAAGGTGCACGGCATCGTCCAGCGCGCCGTGGCTGACGGCGCCACTCTGGTCACCGGCGGCGAGAAGCTGGATCCGGGCTTCTTCTATGCCCCCACGTTGCTGACCGACGTCGATCCGGACAGCGAGATCGCGCAGGAGGAGATCTTCGGCCCGGTGCTCGTCGTCATCGGCTACGAGGACGACGACGATGCGGTCCGCATCGCCAACAACTCGATCTACGGACTGGCCGGCGGTGTCTTCGGCGATGAGGACCGGGCCCTGGCCATGGCTCGCCGCATTCGCGCCGGCTCCCTGAGTATCAACGGCGGCAACTACTTCGGTGCGGAGACGCCCTTCGGCGGCTACAAGCAGTCGGGAATCGGCAGGGAGATGGGCGTCGCCGGGCTCGAGGAGTTCCAGGAGCAGAAGGCCTACGCGACGGTCGTTCCCGGAGAGAAGGCATGA
- a CDS encoding CaiB/BaiF CoA transferase family protein encodes MSGPLEGIRVLEVAMYGFVPSAGAVLAEWGADVIKVEHAVTGDPQRGLRQTGSLRVEGDPNPNIEHANRGKRSIGLDVSKPEGREVLLELAKRADVFLTSFLPGHRRKFGMDVDDIRAVNPKIIYARGSALGPRGIESEKGGYDMTAFWCRAGTAASITPAGTKGMIGPPGPAYGDTISGTNLAGGIAAALFKRERTGEPSTVDVSLLGSGLWAMGHTIALTSHLHQLMVSPPPGVHGSPINPLVGVYETKDNRYISLVMMQPTKFWADVCRHVEREDLVDDPRFATVESIAEHTGEAVEILREAIAGRTLPEWSARFATLAGPWAPVQDTLQAADDAQVRANDYIVRAGDLDLVANPVQFDVEPPHTGPAPAFAEQTDEVLVELGLDWDRIIELKTAGAVT; translated from the coding sequence ATGAGCGGGCCGCTGGAGGGCATCCGCGTCCTCGAGGTCGCGATGTACGGGTTCGTGCCGTCGGCGGGCGCGGTGCTCGCCGAGTGGGGCGCCGACGTCATCAAGGTCGAGCACGCCGTCACCGGGGATCCGCAACGCGGCCTGCGACAGACCGGTTCACTTCGCGTGGAGGGCGATCCGAACCCCAACATCGAGCATGCCAACCGCGGCAAGCGCAGCATCGGGCTCGACGTGTCCAAGCCCGAGGGCCGCGAGGTCCTCCTCGAACTCGCCAAGCGTGCAGACGTGTTCTTGACGAGTTTCCTTCCCGGGCACCGCAGGAAGTTCGGGATGGACGTCGACGACATCCGCGCGGTGAACCCAAAGATCATCTACGCCAGGGGAAGTGCGCTCGGCCCACGCGGAATCGAATCCGAGAAGGGTGGTTACGACATGACCGCCTTCTGGTGCCGTGCGGGTACGGCGGCGTCCATCACGCCTGCGGGCACCAAGGGAATGATCGGTCCACCCGGGCCGGCCTACGGCGATACCATTTCCGGCACCAACCTCGCCGGTGGCATCGCGGCGGCTCTGTTCAAGCGTGAGCGCACGGGCGAGCCCTCGACGGTCGACGTCTCGTTGCTCGGCAGCGGACTATGGGCCATGGGGCACACCATCGCGTTGACCTCACACCTCCATCAGTTGATGGTCTCGCCGCCGCCCGGTGTGCACGGCTCGCCGATCAACCCTCTCGTCGGCGTCTACGAGACGAAGGACAACCGCTACATCTCGCTGGTGATGATGCAGCCCACCAAGTTCTGGGCTGACGTCTGCCGGCACGTGGAGCGCGAAGACCTCGTCGACGACCCGCGTTTCGCAACGGTCGAGTCGATTGCCGAGCACACGGGAGAAGCAGTCGAAATCCTCCGCGAGGCGATTGCCGGCCGTACCCTTCCAGAGTGGAGTGCACGGTTTGCCACCCTTGCGGGACCGTGGGCTCCCGTGCAAGACACGTTGCAGGCAGCTGACGACGCGCAGGTGCGTGCGAACGACTACATCGTGCGTGCTGGCGACTTGGACCTCGTCGCCAATCCCGTCCAGTTCGACGTCGAGCCACCCCACACCGGTCCCGCACCGGCCTTCGCCGAGCAGACCGACGAGGTACTGGTCGAACTCGGCCTGGACTGGGATCGCATCATCGAGCTGAAGACGGCCGGCGCCGTCACCTAG
- a CDS encoding MlaE family ABC transporter permease: MGTMQVVRSRFPRLVNTVHRPVNSLARIGDQTLFFGRAIKGTPYAATHFGKEIVRLIAEISMGAGVLAMIGGTLVIVGFLTLATGGTLAVQGYSSLGNIGIEALTGFLAAFINVRIAAPVVAGIGLAATFGAGVTAQLGAMRINEEIDALESMGIRPVEYLVSTRIVAGLIAITPLYSIAVILSFVASRFTTVVLFGQSGGLYDHYFGTFLNPIDLLWSFFQAVLMALAILLVHTYYGFYATGGPSGVGVAVGNAVRTSLVIVVSVTLLISLAVYGSSGNFNLSG, translated from the coding sequence ATGGGAACCATGCAGGTGGTGCGCAGCCGCTTCCCGCGGTTGGTGAACACCGTCCACCGACCGGTCAACAGCCTGGCCAGGATCGGGGATCAGACCCTGTTCTTCGGCCGGGCGATCAAGGGGACACCGTACGCGGCGACGCACTTCGGCAAGGAGATCGTGCGCCTCATCGCCGAGATCTCCATGGGCGCGGGTGTTCTGGCGATGATCGGCGGCACCCTGGTGATCGTCGGCTTCCTCACCCTGGCCACCGGCGGCACGCTCGCCGTGCAGGGCTATAGCTCACTCGGCAACATCGGCATCGAAGCGCTGACCGGCTTCCTGGCGGCCTTCATCAACGTCCGCATCGCAGCGCCCGTGGTGGCGGGCATCGGTCTGGCTGCCACCTTCGGCGCCGGGGTGACCGCCCAACTGGGGGCGATGCGGATCAACGAGGAGATCGATGCGCTCGAGTCGATGGGCATCCGCCCGGTGGAGTACCTGGTGTCGACGCGGATCGTCGCGGGACTGATCGCGATCACCCCGCTGTACTCGATCGCGGTCATCCTGTCGTTCGTCGCCAGCCGGTTCACGACCGTGGTCCTCTTCGGCCAGTCCGGCGGTTTGTACGACCACTACTTCGGGACGTTCCTGAATCCCATCGACCTGTTGTGGTCGTTCTTCCAGGCCGTCCTAATGGCGCTAGCGATCCTGTTGGTGCACACCTACTACGGCTTCTATGCCACCGGCGGGCCGTCGGGCGTCGGTGTGGCCGTGGGCAATGCCGTACGCACCTCGTTGGTCATCGTGGTCTCGGTGACACTGCTGATCTCGCTGGCCGTCTACGGCTCCAGCGGCAACTTCAACCTGTCGGGTTAG
- a CDS encoding MCE family protein encodes MLKYRASNLVRAGFIGVVLAILVVAVGLQPERLLSYATSLKYQARFSEAGGIFVGNDVTLSGLKVGAVTGVSLDDGDALVAFTVNSKYPLGSQTSAHIRTGSLLGQRVLSLESAGGGSLSRTDAIPVSRTSSPYSLSDAVGELTTNTAGTDTEALNQSLDTLSTTLDRIAPQLGPTFDGLSRLSKSLNSRDDTLRELLKSAADVTGILSERSQQVNSLILNADDLLAVLVERRQAIVGLLANTSAVSKQLIGLVGDNEKELAPTLERLNRVNAVLEKNRDNLAKALPGAAKYQTTLAEAVSSGGYYTAYVPNFQPAQLLQPFLDYAFGFRRGPFGSGAPPADTGPRAELPLPYNGVPGGSR; translated from the coding sequence ATGCTGAAGTATCGCGCCTCGAACCTGGTCCGCGCCGGTTTCATCGGTGTCGTCCTCGCCATCCTGGTCGTCGCCGTGGGGCTGCAACCGGAACGTCTGCTCTCGTATGCGACCTCGCTGAAGTATCAGGCCCGGTTCAGCGAGGCCGGCGGCATCTTCGTCGGCAACGACGTCACCCTCTCGGGCCTCAAGGTGGGTGCCGTCACCGGCGTCTCGCTCGACGACGGTGACGCCCTCGTCGCGTTCACGGTCAACTCCAAGTACCCGCTGGGATCCCAGACGTCGGCCCACATTCGCACTGGATCGCTTCTGGGACAACGTGTTCTGAGTCTGGAGTCGGCCGGTGGCGGGTCGTTGAGCCGCACCGACGCCATTCCGGTGTCGCGGACGTCATCGCCGTATTCGCTCAGCGATGCGGTCGGCGAACTGACCACGAACACGGCCGGTACCGACACCGAGGCGCTCAACCAGTCGCTGGACACCCTGTCGACGACGTTGGATCGCATTGCGCCGCAACTGGGCCCGACGTTCGACGGCCTGAGTCGGTTGTCGAAATCCCTCAACAGCCGTGATGACACGCTGCGCGAGCTTCTCAAGTCCGCCGCGGACGTCACCGGAATCCTCTCGGAGCGCAGCCAACAGGTGAATTCCCTGATCCTCAATGCCGACGATCTGCTGGCGGTGCTCGTCGAACGCCGCCAGGCGATCGTCGGCCTGCTGGCGAACACGTCGGCCGTGTCCAAGCAGCTGATCGGCCTCGTCGGCGACAACGAGAAGGAACTGGCGCCGACGCTGGAACGGCTCAACAGGGTGAACGCGGTACTCGAGAAGAACCGCGACAATCTCGCCAAGGCGCTACCGGGTGCGGCGAAGTACCAGACCACGCTGGCCGAAGCGGTGTCCAGCGGCGGCTACTACACCGCCTACGTGCCGAACTTCCAACCGGCGCAGCTGCTTCAGCCGTTCCTCGACTATGCGTTCGGATTCCGTCGCGGGCCGTTCGGTAGCGGAGCGCCGCCCGCGGATACCGGACCGCGTGCCGAGTTGCCGTTGCCGTACAACGGAGTTCCTGGAGGCTCGCGATGA